In Sphingomonas sp. SUN019, the genomic window CGCCGGCGGACGGCGCGGCGCATGACCGGTCTGCCACCCGCCACCACCGGCGCGGTCAACGTGCTGGCCGCCTTGCTGGAGGCGAGGACCGGGCAGCAGATCGCGGCCAATCGATCGTGGCGGATCGACACCAGTCTTAAGCCCTTGCTCGTCGAACGCGGGCTCGACACGATCGAACAGCTCGTCGGGCAATTGCTCGATGGACGCGATACGGCGGTCGGCGACCGCATCGTCGACGCGATGCTGAATCAGGAAAGCTCGTTTTTCCGCGACGCGGGCGTGATCGAATCGACCGCCGCGGCGGTGCGGGAAATCGCCACCGGCGTACCGCGGATCTGGTCTGCGGGATGCGCGGCGGGGCAGGAGCCGCTGTCGCTCGCGATGGCGTTCGCGGAGGGCGATGGCGCCAGGCCCGAGATCATCGCCAGCGACGTGTCCGCTGCGACGATCGCGCGCGCGCGCGCCGGTCGCTTCAATCAATTCGAAATCCAGCGCGGACTGCCGATCCGGCGCATGATGCAATGGTTCGAACCCGATGGCGCGGATTGGGTCGCAGCGCCGGATTTGCTGAAGATGGTGTCATTCCGCCGTCACAATCTGGTCGCGGACCGTCCGCCGCCGGGGCCGTTCGATGCGATATTCTGCCGCAACGTGCTGTTCTATCTCACCCCCGCGCTCCGGACTCAGGTGCTCGACAGGATCGCCACCGCGATGCGCCCGGGCGGGCTGCTCGTGCTGGGTGCCGGGGAAACGGTGATCGGGCAGACCGAACGCTTCGTCCCCAGCCGCCGTTTCCGCGGCTTCTATGAAGCGGTAACCCCGCCAGCGGAGCCGCGCGCGGTTTACAACGCGTCCTGATCGCCGCAACGCGTGGGGCATGACCGCCCCGCGTCCCACCAGCTTCGGCCCGCGCGACCTGTTGGTCGTGCTGGCGATGAACGTGCTGTGGGGCCTCAACATCATCGCGGTGAAGATGGCGGTGACAGAGATCGCGCCGCTGACCGCCGGGTTCCTGCGACAGGCGATGGTCCTGTTAGTCTGCGGCGGGGCGCTGCGCATCGTGCCTGGCCGGATGAAGACATTGGTCGCGCTCGGCAT contains:
- a CDS encoding protein-glutamate O-methyltransferase CheR gives rise to the protein MTGLPPATTGAVNVLAALLEARTGQQIAANRSWRIDTSLKPLLVERGLDTIEQLVGQLLDGRDTAVGDRIVDAMLNQESSFFRDAGVIESTAAAVREIATGVPRIWSAGCAAGQEPLSLAMAFAEGDGARPEIIASDVSAATIARARAGRFNQFEIQRGLPIRRMMQWFEPDGADWVAAPDLLKMVSFRRHNLVADRPPPGPFDAIFCRNVLFYLTPALRTQVLDRIATAMRPGGLLVLGAGETVIGQTERFVPSRRFRGFYEAVTPPAEPRAVYNAS